A genomic stretch from Mesoplodon densirostris isolate mMesDen1 chromosome 3, mMesDen1 primary haplotype, whole genome shotgun sequence includes:
- the THG1L gene encoding probable tRNA(His) guanylyltransferase isoform X3 has translation MGRVMSTALCSSGKAIGLKEEPGFDGRVVVYPSNQTLKDYLSWRQADCHINNLYNTVFWALVQQSGLTPIQAQERLQGTLTADKNEILFSEFNINYNNEPLMYRKGTVLIWQKVDEVTTKEVRLPAEMEGKKMVVTRTRTKAVPLHCDIIGDAFWKEHPEILDEDS, from the exons ATGGGCAGAGTGATGAGTACAGCTTTGTGTTCAAGCGGAAAAGCAATTGGTTTAAAAGAAGAGCCAG GCTTTGATGGAAGAGTCGTGGTGTATCCTAGCAACCAGACTTTAAAGGACTATCTCAGCTGGCGGCAAGCAGATT GTCACATCAATAATCTTTATAATACAGTTTTCTGGGCACTTGTACAGCAGTCTGGATTAACACCAATACAAGCCCAAGAGAGATTACAG ggaACTCTTACAGCAGACAAGAATGAGATTTTATTTTCCGAATTCAACATCAACTACAATAATGAGCCACTGATGTATAGGAAGGGAACTGTGTTGATATGGCAGAAG GTGGATGAAGTCACGACAAAAGAAGTTAGGCTGCCCgcagaaatggaaggaaaaaagatggTGGTGACCCGGACCAGGACTAAGGCGGTGCCCTTACACTGCGATATCATTGGGGATGCTTTCTGGAAGGAACATCCAGAAATCCTAGATGAAGACAGCTGA
- the THG1L gene encoding probable tRNA(His) guanylyltransferase isoform X1, with protein MWAAGAGKVRGCLAPFSVTLRRCLKLGAAMAKSKFEYVRDFEADDTCLAHCWVVVRLDGRNFHRFAEKHNFTKPNDSRALHLMTKCAQTVMEELEDIVIAYGQSDEYSFVFKRKSNWFKRRASKFMTHVVSQFASSYVFYWRDYFEDQPLLYPPGFDGRVVVYPSNQTLKDYLSWRQADCHINNLYNTVFWALVQQSGLTPIQAQERLQGTLTADKNEILFSEFNINYNNEPLMYRKGTVLIWQKVDEVTTKEVRLPAEMEGKKMVVTRTRTKAVPLHCDIIGDAFWKEHPEILDEDS; from the exons ATGTGGGCTGCTGGCGCCGGGAAAGTTCGCGGTTGCTTGGCTCCCTTTTCCGTCACTTTGAGACGGTGCTTGAAATTGGGAGCGGCAATGGCAAAGAGCAAGTTCGAGTACGTGCGGGACTTCGAGGCTGACGACACATGCCTTGCCCACTGCTGGGTGGTGGTGCGGCTGGACGGCAGGAATTTCCATCG GTTTGCTGAGAAGCACAACTTTACAAAACCTAACGACAGCCGTGCTCTCCATCTAATGACTAAATGTGCCCAAACCGTAATGGAAGAACTGGAGGATATTGTGATTGCATATGGGCAGAGTGATGAGTACAGCTTTGTGTTCAAGCGGAAAAGCAATTGGTTTAAAAGAAGAGCCAG TAAATTTATGACTCACGTGGTCTCGCAGTTCGCCTCCAGCTATGTGTTTTACTGGCGGGATTACTTTGAGGACCAGCCCCTTCTGTATCCCCCAGGCTTTGATGGAAGAGTCGTGGTGTATCCTAGCAACCAGACTTTAAAGGACTATCTCAGCTGGCGGCAAGCAGATT GTCACATCAATAATCTTTATAATACAGTTTTCTGGGCACTTGTACAGCAGTCTGGATTAACACCAATACAAGCCCAAGAGAGATTACAG ggaACTCTTACAGCAGACAAGAATGAGATTTTATTTTCCGAATTCAACATCAACTACAATAATGAGCCACTGATGTATAGGAAGGGAACTGTGTTGATATGGCAGAAG GTGGATGAAGTCACGACAAAAGAAGTTAGGCTGCCCgcagaaatggaaggaaaaaagatggTGGTGACCCGGACCAGGACTAAGGCGGTGCCCTTACACTGCGATATCATTGGGGATGCTTTCTGGAAGGAACATCCAGAAATCCTAGATGAAGACAGCTGA
- the THG1L gene encoding probable tRNA(His) guanylyltransferase isoform X2 — MRHGASLVRSWLGVSISKTVVEKVTLGPIISALQQIDKLFWFAEKHNFTKPNDSRALHLMTKCAQTVMEELEDIVIAYGQSDEYSFVFKRKSNWFKRRASKFMTHVVSQFASSYVFYWRDYFEDQPLLYPPGFDGRVVVYPSNQTLKDYLSWRQADCHINNLYNTVFWALVQQSGLTPIQAQERLQGTLTADKNEILFSEFNINYNNEPLMYRKGTVLIWQKVDEVTTKEVRLPAEMEGKKMVVTRTRTKAVPLHCDIIGDAFWKEHPEILDEDS, encoded by the exons ATGAGACACGGTGCTTCCCTAGTGAGGAGCTGGCTTGGGGTGTCCATTAGCAAGACTGTGGTGGAAAAAGTCACTCTCGGGCCCATTATTTCAGCTCTTCAACAAATTGACAAGCTGTTTTG GTTTGCTGAGAAGCACAACTTTACAAAACCTAACGACAGCCGTGCTCTCCATCTAATGACTAAATGTGCCCAAACCGTAATGGAAGAACTGGAGGATATTGTGATTGCATATGGGCAGAGTGATGAGTACAGCTTTGTGTTCAAGCGGAAAAGCAATTGGTTTAAAAGAAGAGCCAG TAAATTTATGACTCACGTGGTCTCGCAGTTCGCCTCCAGCTATGTGTTTTACTGGCGGGATTACTTTGAGGACCAGCCCCTTCTGTATCCCCCAGGCTTTGATGGAAGAGTCGTGGTGTATCCTAGCAACCAGACTTTAAAGGACTATCTCAGCTGGCGGCAAGCAGATT GTCACATCAATAATCTTTATAATACAGTTTTCTGGGCACTTGTACAGCAGTCTGGATTAACACCAATACAAGCCCAAGAGAGATTACAG ggaACTCTTACAGCAGACAAGAATGAGATTTTATTTTCCGAATTCAACATCAACTACAATAATGAGCCACTGATGTATAGGAAGGGAACTGTGTTGATATGGCAGAAG GTGGATGAAGTCACGACAAAAGAAGTTAGGCTGCCCgcagaaatggaaggaaaaaagatggTGGTGACCCGGACCAGGACTAAGGCGGTGCCCTTACACTGCGATATCATTGGGGATGCTTTCTGGAAGGAACATCCAGAAATCCTAGATGAAGACAGCTGA